In the genome of Stomoxys calcitrans chromosome 4, idStoCalc2.1, whole genome shotgun sequence, the window CTGCGTCATATTAAACgatatacaaaaaaaagaacaaattggaaaattctgcagaaattgttaaaaaaaaaccccttTGAGAACATGGCGACCAGTGATAAGACAGTGGATGATTCCCTTTATCCAATTGCAGTATTAATTGATGAACTTAAGAATGAAGATGTGCAGTTGCGATTAAATTCGATTAAAAAGCTTTCCACCATAGCCCTTGCACTTGGCGAAGAACGAACCCGTTCTGAGTTAATCCCATTTTTAACCGAAACCATTTATGACGAAGATGAAGTTTTACTTGCTTTGGCTGATCAACTTGGAAACTTTACCAGCTTGGTTGGGGGTCCAGAGTATGCGATGTATTTGATACCGCCGCTAGAGAGTTTGGCAACTGTAGAAGAAACTGTTGTTAGAGATAAAGCTATAGAATCGTTGCGCATAGTTGCCGCGGAGCATAGCGCACAAGATCTTGAAATCCATCTTGTTCCAACTTTGCAACGTTTGGTTTCCGGAGATTGGTTTACTTCACGGACTTCCGCATGTGGTTTGTTTTTCGTTTGTTACCCAAGAGTGTCGCAACCAGTTAAAGCAGAATTACGTGCTAATTTCCGGAAACTGTGCCAGGATGAAACTCCAATGGTGCGTCGTGCTGCTGCCAGCAAACTTGGAGAATTTGCGAAGGTCGTTGAGATTGAGTATTTAAAGTCGGACCTTATTCCCAACTTTGTTCAATTGGCACAAGATGACCAGGACTCTGTTCGTCTTTTAGCTGTGGAAGCTTGCGTTAGTATTGCACAATTGTTGCCGCAAGAGGATGTTGAACATTTGGTTCTTCCTACATTACGTCAATGTGCAAGCGACTCTTCTTGGCGTGTTCGTTACATGGTGGCCGAGAAATTCGTTGACTTGCAAAAGGCAGTGGGACCAGAAATAACCCGTGTGGATTTGGTACCTGCTTTCCAGTATTTGCTGAAAGATGCCGAAGCTGAGGTCAGGGCAGCAGTTGCCACAAAAGTTAAGGATTTCTGTTCAAACCTAGATAAAAGCAATCAGGTGCCCATCATAATGACTTCAATTCTACCATATGTCCGCGATTTGGTATCTGATCCCAACCCGCATGTAAAATCAGCACTGGCATCGGTTATAATGGGATTAAGCCCCATGCTTGGAGCATATAATACCGTTGAACATCTACTCCCCTTATTCCTTATTCAGCTGAAGGATGAGTGCCCTGAGGTACGCTTGAATATTATATCCAATTTGGACTGCGTGAACGATGTCATTGGTATTCAACAACTTTCGCAGTCGTTGCTGCCTGCTATTGTGGAACTTGCAGAGGATTCGAAGTGGCGTGTACGTTTAGCCATAATTGAGTACATGCCTGCCCTAGCCGGTCAATTGGGTCAAGAGTTCTTTGACCAAAAGTTGCGTGGCCTATGTATGGGTTGGTTGAATGATCATGTATACGCCATTAGAGAAGCTGCCActttaaatatgaaaaaattggtTGAACAGTTTGGGGCACAATGGGCTGAGCAGGCTATAATCCCAATGATATTGGTAATGTCACgcaacaaaaattatttgcatAGAATGACGTGCCTGTTCTGCTTGAACATGTTGGCTGAAGTATGTGGAACAGATATAACCACTAAATTGTTGCTACCAACTGTTCTACTATTGGCCTCAGATCCTGTTTCCAATGTTCGCTTTAATGTCGCCAAAACTCTTCAGAAGATATCACCTTTCCTTGAAAGCAGCGTCATTGATTCACAAGTTAAACCAACATTGGAAAAACTTCAAGCTGATCCCGATGTTGATGTCAAATATTTTGCATCGGACGCTATATCAGCCATAGCAGCAGCATAAGCACACAAATTATGTTACACCTATTCTTTTTATTAATACA includes:
- the LOC106083924 gene encoding serine/threonine-protein phosphatase PP2A 65 kDa regulatory subunit, yielding MATSDKTVDDSLYPIAVLIDELKNEDVQLRLNSIKKLSTIALALGEERTRSELIPFLTETIYDEDEVLLALADQLGNFTSLVGGPEYAMYLIPPLESLATVEETVVRDKAIESLRIVAAEHSAQDLEIHLVPTLQRLVSGDWFTSRTSACGLFFVCYPRVSQPVKAELRANFRKLCQDETPMVRRAAASKLGEFAKVVEIEYLKSDLIPNFVQLAQDDQDSVRLLAVEACVSIAQLLPQEDVEHLVLPTLRQCASDSSWRVRYMVAEKFVDLQKAVGPEITRVDLVPAFQYLLKDAEAEVRAAVATKVKDFCSNLDKSNQVPIIMTSILPYVRDLVSDPNPHVKSALASVIMGLSPMLGAYNTVEHLLPLFLIQLKDECPEVRLNIISNLDCVNDVIGIQQLSQSLLPAIVELAEDSKWRVRLAIIEYMPALAGQLGQEFFDQKLRGLCMGWLNDHVYAIREAATLNMKKLVEQFGAQWAEQAIIPMILVMSRNKNYLHRMTCLFCLNMLAEVCGTDITTKLLLPTVLLLASDPVSNVRFNVAKTLQKISPFLESSVIDSQVKPTLEKLQADPDVDVKYFASDAISAIAAA